A window of Ignavibacterium sp. contains these coding sequences:
- a CDS encoding tetratricopeptide repeat protein — MLTKRKKLTKKEIKEDKLVEFYYKAQHYIEENKNKVLMYAGALAILVVAVIFYLNFRSSKNEEAGTLLARVIDLYDQGSYLEAIEGKQGTNLVGLKKIVEDYGSTENGETAKIYLANAYTFLGQYEKAFELYKDYGGSNDIYKAAALAGQAGYYVTKGEYEKAADLFKKASNVSEINPSRPDYLLRAGINYMKAGQKDEAKALFQIIKDDYKTSTAFAQVDRYFTELN; from the coding sequence ATGTTAACTAAAAGAAAAAAACTTACAAAAAAGGAAATAAAAGAAGACAAACTTGTTGAGTTCTATTATAAAGCTCAGCATTACATTGAAGAAAACAAAAATAAAGTTTTAATGTATGCAGGTGCTCTGGCTATTTTAGTAGTAGCTGTGATTTTTTATCTGAATTTCCGAAGTTCAAAAAATGAAGAAGCCGGAACTTTATTAGCTCGTGTAATTGATTTATATGATCAGGGCTCTTATCTGGAAGCAATTGAAGGCAAACAAGGAACTAACCTTGTTGGGCTGAAGAAAATTGTGGAAGATTATGGAAGTACCGAAAATGGCGAAACGGCTAAAATATATCTCGCAAATGCCTATACTTTCCTGGGTCAATACGAAAAAGCTTTTGAGCTTTATAAGGATTATGGCGGCTCAAATGATATTTATAAAGCAGCTGCATTAGCTGGTCAGGCGGGATATTATGTAACTAAAGGAGAATACGAAAAAGCCGCTGACTTATTCAAGAAAGCTTCTAATGTCTCTGAAATCAATCCAAGTCGTCCCGATTATCTGCTAAGAGCGGGAATCAACTATATGAAAGCTGGTCAGAAGGATGAAGCAAAGGCATTGTTCCAGATAATAAAAGATGATTATAAAACATCTACAGCTTTTGCTCAGGTTGACCGTTACTTCACAGAATTGAACTAA